The following are encoded together in the Mastacembelus armatus chromosome 6, fMasArm1.2, whole genome shotgun sequence genome:
- the pdcd2l gene encoding programmed cell death protein 2-like isoform X1: MASPPQDFTLIGLCDGDLDPNRHRSSYQTNKVGGHPDWLPGISRQCPRCGCCGAPLAHVVQVYCPLDASPSHRNLHLFACLRAECSGRAESWRALRSQALDARVTAATTATMPAPAQEAPLPLTAWCDAADDWGMEEGGDGSGGAEEAAASSEAEADGPALSEQDVSSGLQGLCLEESQEGVPVFRSFFIGVVEESDLRGEDDDLTRARELLRQYERREGVAAGQLCSSEGGDSGEKYEKTRARHGDAVFSRFMKKISWCPQQILRYCRGGKPLFISELSSNLDQMLSTCGSCGGSRTFELQLMPALVSMLQREDCSAELEFGTVLVYTCTNSCWTLGSGSTVEELCFVQMDPDQQLFK, translated from the exons ATGGCTTCACCGCCCCAGGACTTCACTCTGATCGGTCTGTGTGACGGAGATCTGGACCCAAACAGGCACCGTTCCTCATATCAGACCAACAAAGTAGGGGGTCATCCGGACTGGCTGCCGGGCATTTCCCGCCAGTGTCCGCGCTGCGGTTGCTGTGGGGCTCCGCTAGCCCACGTGGTGCAGGTGTATTGCCCCCTGGACGCCTCCCCGTCCCACAGAAACCTGCACCTGTTCGCGTGCCTGCGTGCGGAGTGCAGCGGCCGGGCAGAGAGCTGGAGGGCGCTCCGCTCACAGGCCCTGGACGCGAGGGTGACCGCGGCAACGACGGCCACGATGCCTGCCCCGGCTCAGGAGGCGCCTCTGCCGCTCACGGCCTGGTGTGACGCCGCCGATGACTGGGGGATGGAGGAGGGCGGCGATGGGTCGGGAGGTGCGGAGGAAGCCGCAGCATCTTCTGAGGCAGAAG CAGACGGTCCCGCGCTCAGCGAGCAGGATGTCAGCAGCGGACTTCAGGGCCTCTGTCTGGAAGAATCGCAGGAGGGTGTTCCTGTCTTCCGCTCGTTCTTCATCGGCGTGGTCGAGGAGTCGGACCTGCGCGGAGAGGACGATGACCTGACGCGAGCCCGCGAGCTGCTCAGGCAGTACGAGAGGAGAGAGGGCGTGGCGGCGGGACAGCTGTGCAGCAGCGAGGGTGGTGACTCCGGGGAGAAGTACGAGAAGACGAGAGCCAGACACGGAGACGCCGTCTTCTCCAGGTTCATGAAGAAGATCTCGTGGTGTCCTCAGCAGATCCTGCGCTACTGCCGTGGAGGGAAACCCCTCTTCATCTCCGAACTGTCATCCAACCTTGATCAGATGCTTTCCACATGCGGCTCCTGTGGAGGATCCAGGACCTTTGAGTTGCAGCTGATGCCTGCTCTGGTCAGTATGCTGCAGAGGGAGGACTGCAGCGCTGAGCTGGAGTTTGGGACGGTCCTGGTTTACACCTGCACAAACAGCTGTTGGACCTTGGGATCAGGATCCACTGTGGAGGAGCTGTGCTTTGTTCAGATGGACCCGGACCAGCAGCTTTTTAAATGA
- the pdcd2l gene encoding programmed cell death protein 2-like isoform X2, whose translation MASPPQDFTLIGLCDGDLDPNRHRSSYQTNKVGGHPDWLPGISRQCPRCGCCGAPLAHVVQVYCPLDASPSHRNLHLFACLRAECSGRAESWRALRSQALDARVTAATTATMPAPAQEAPLPLTAWCDAADDWGMEEGGDGSGGAEEAAASSEAEDGPALSEQDVSSGLQGLCLEESQEGVPVFRSFFIGVVEESDLRGEDDDLTRARELLRQYERREGVAAGQLCSSEGGDSGEKYEKTRARHGDAVFSRFMKKISWCPQQILRYCRGGKPLFISELSSNLDQMLSTCGSCGGSRTFELQLMPALVSMLQREDCSAELEFGTVLVYTCTNSCWTLGSGSTVEELCFVQMDPDQQLFK comes from the exons ATGGCTTCACCGCCCCAGGACTTCACTCTGATCGGTCTGTGTGACGGAGATCTGGACCCAAACAGGCACCGTTCCTCATATCAGACCAACAAAGTAGGGGGTCATCCGGACTGGCTGCCGGGCATTTCCCGCCAGTGTCCGCGCTGCGGTTGCTGTGGGGCTCCGCTAGCCCACGTGGTGCAGGTGTATTGCCCCCTGGACGCCTCCCCGTCCCACAGAAACCTGCACCTGTTCGCGTGCCTGCGTGCGGAGTGCAGCGGCCGGGCAGAGAGCTGGAGGGCGCTCCGCTCACAGGCCCTGGACGCGAGGGTGACCGCGGCAACGACGGCCACGATGCCTGCCCCGGCTCAGGAGGCGCCTCTGCCGCTCACGGCCTGGTGTGACGCCGCCGATGACTGGGGGATGGAGGAGGGCGGCGATGGGTCGGGAGGTGCGGAGGAAGCCGCAGCATCTTCTGAGGCAGAAG ACGGTCCCGCGCTCAGCGAGCAGGATGTCAGCAGCGGACTTCAGGGCCTCTGTCTGGAAGAATCGCAGGAGGGTGTTCCTGTCTTCCGCTCGTTCTTCATCGGCGTGGTCGAGGAGTCGGACCTGCGCGGAGAGGACGATGACCTGACGCGAGCCCGCGAGCTGCTCAGGCAGTACGAGAGGAGAGAGGGCGTGGCGGCGGGACAGCTGTGCAGCAGCGAGGGTGGTGACTCCGGGGAGAAGTACGAGAAGACGAGAGCCAGACACGGAGACGCCGTCTTCTCCAGGTTCATGAAGAAGATCTCGTGGTGTCCTCAGCAGATCCTGCGCTACTGCCGTGGAGGGAAACCCCTCTTCATCTCCGAACTGTCATCCAACCTTGATCAGATGCTTTCCACATGCGGCTCCTGTGGAGGATCCAGGACCTTTGAGTTGCAGCTGATGCCTGCTCTGGTCAGTATGCTGCAGAGGGAGGACTGCAGCGCTGAGCTGGAGTTTGGGACGGTCCTGGTTTACACCTGCACAAACAGCTGTTGGACCTTGGGATCAGGATCCACTGTGGAGGAGCTGTGCTTTGTTCAGATGGACCCGGACCAGCAGCTTTTTAAATGA
- the LOC113132821 gene encoding nuclear factor of activated T-cells, cytoplasmic 3-like isoform X1, with protein sequence MRFIRRVAAAQTEFAPASDTGRLYDRQVGSAPPRTASSCSGPMSAVECAEELDFRLMFEEETAVKNIRSTCWPLPGAALDVRTLPSSTQAVAEQPNCQERYIHQHVDFQSQGTQSGSQGNLRAFDCPSIHITSITPNNHAELCFNQEALAVGGAEGGYLETSWSRDQLYLPLDPCYRDPVLCPSPCSSLSSRSWMSDLSSCESFSLLNDDMEGELRDAPRLGLGSPFESPLGSPGCGGGAFGVELWQQKYQHPLAFSPMLSPHQSPRQSPCHSPRTSVTEESWLHRRPTSRPSSRPTSPCGKRRHSGADSHARSPSPHHSPSPTPGTSPRGSVTDDTWLGSPAGALGPLLMFGCQELDVPSKTRRTSGSQLGLVGGQGDPGLEGFQDSPREEGREHDGLAELFLQVPSHFSWNKPKPGNPPLFRALSPPPLDWPLPSQFDQYELKLEVQPRSYHRAHYETEGSRGSIKAAAEGHPVVKLNGYSEQAVSLLLFIGTADDRCLRPHSFYQVHRVTGKTVTTICQEKIMDCTKVLEIPLLPENNMCTSIDCAGILKLRNADIELKKGEMDIGRKNTRVRIVFRVPVPQSDGRMLWLQTSSIPVECSQRSGQELPQVENYSPVSCSVVGGEELLITGPNISAQSRVIFMEKGPDGRLLWEMDAKVVPEKSSGSSIVVEVPAYTKKTVGLVQVQFYVSNGKRRRSLTQSFTYLPGIKQEHWKLDHIAHDPPEFGPDLRYDDSCDLPVHSDPPYPYVSHLSRPPAPSVPLEPSLMLPHNSSSSPSVPSQSSSLPHQTVLQAALMPPQTFTISPQTPLVPPQISTTFTQTSSVLPQTFRLHPQASPAGTQREHSPSLQPNRAFVTPVDPKENSLMCTSGEASNIKKEAKDQMNLGSLGFQEITLDDVNEIIDRDICSLSSSAQPDQSDQYHQLNWQHKPSDAALPFSGGHQ encoded by the exons ATGCGCTTTATTCGACGTGTCGCTGCGGCTCAAACAGAGTTTGCTCCAGCGAGTGACACAGGTCGGTTGTACGACAGACAGGTCGGTTCGGCTCCTCCGAGGACGGCTAGTTCGTGTTCCGGTCCAATGTCTGCAGTGGAGTGCGCCGAGGAGCTGGACTTCAGGCTGATGTTTGAGGAGGAAACTGCAG TGAAAAACATCAGATCTACATGTTGGCCCCTCCCAGGTGCAGCCCTCGATGTGAGGACACTTCCCTCTTCCACACAGGCTGTGGCCGAGCAGCCCAACTGTCAGGAGCGGTACATCCACCAACATGTTGATTTCCAGTCCCAGGGGACCCAGTCAGGGTCCCAGGGGAACCTCAGGGCCTTTGACTGCCCAAGTATCCACATTACCTCCATCACTCCTAACAACCATGCAGAGCTGTGCTTTAACCAGGAAGCTTTGGCAGTGGGTGGGGCAGAGGGGGGCTACCTTGAGACATCCTGGTCACGAGACCAGCTCTACCTGCCCCTGGACCCCTGTTATCGTGACCCAGTGCTATGCCCGAGCCCATGCAGCAGCCTGTCGTCCAGGAGCTGGATGTCTGACCTTTCCTCCTGCGAGTCCTTTTCCCTGCTCAACGACGACATGGAGGGGGAGTTACGCGATGCCCCCCGTCTTGGCCTGGGGTCCCCCTTTGAGTCACCTTTGGGGTCCCCAGGCTGTGGGGGTGGGGCGTTCGGAGTGGAGTTATGGCAACAAAAATACCAGCATCCTTTAGCCTTTAGCCCGATGCTGTCGCCCCATCAGTCACCCCGTCAGTCACCCTGCCACTCCCCTCGCACAAGTGTCACAGAGGAGAGCTGGCTGCACCGCCGGCCCACCTCCAG GCCATCATCCAGACCGACCTCCCCTTGTGGGAAGAGGCGGCACTCTGGTGCCGACTCCCATGCCCGCTCGCCCTCCCCTCACCACTCACCTAGCCCGACCCCAGGCACCTCTCCAAGGGGCAGCGTGACAGATGACACCTGGCTGGGAAGCCCCGCGGGTGCCCTCGGGCCCCTCCTAATGTTTGGCTGCCAGGAGCTGGACGTCCCCTCCAAGACCAGGAGGACTTCAGGGAGCCAGCTAGGCCTTGTGGGCGGCCAGGGAGACCCTGGGCTAGAGGGCTTCCAGGATTCTCCCAGAGAAGAGGGGCGTGAACATGATGGCCTGGCTGAGCTTTTTCTTCAGGTGCCCTCACACTTCAGCTGGAACAAACCCAAACCTGGAAACCCTCCTTTATTCAG GGCTTTGTCTCCTCCACCCCTGGACTGGCCTCTGCCCAGCCAGTTTGACCAGTATGAGCTGAAGCTGGAGGTCCAGCCCAGGTCCTACCACAGGGCGCATTATGAGACAGAAGGTAGCCGAGGGTCCATTAAAGCAGCTGCTGAGGGGCACCCTGTCGTAAAG CTCAACGGATACAGCGAGCAGGCAGTCAGCCTGCTGTTGTTCATCGGCACTGCAGATGACCGCTGCCTCCGCCCCCACTCCTTCTATCAGGTCCACCGGGTGACTGGAAAGACGGTTACCACCATCTGCCAGGAGAAAATAATGGACTGCACCAAAGTCCTGGAGATCCCTCTGCTTCCAGAAAACAACATGTGCACCAG CATTGACTGTGCTGGTATCCTGAAGCTACGTAACGCTGACATTGAGCTGAAGAAAGGAGAAATGGATATCGGCCGGAAGAACACAAGGGTTCGAATTGTGTTCAGGGTCCCTGTCCCTCAGTCAGATGGCCGGATGCTGTGGCTGCAGACGTCGTCTATACCTGTGGAGTGTT cCCAGCGTTCTGGTCAGGAGCTTCCTCAGGTGGAGAACTACAGTCCAGTCAGCTGCTCTGtagtgggaggagaggagctgCTCATCACTGGACCCAACATCTCCGCACAGTCCAGAGTTATTTTCATGGAGAAAGGACCTG ATGGGAGATTACTGTGGGAAATGGATGCCAAAGTTGTGCCAGAGAAAAGCAGTGGA tccaGCATTGTAGTGGAGGTCCCTGCTTACACTAAGAAGACAGTGGGTCTGGTCCAAGTCCAGTTCTATGTCTCTaatggaaaaagaagaagaagtctaACACAGAGCTTTACCTACCTGCCTGGAATCAAGCAGGAGCACTGGAAGCTGGACCACATTGCCCATGATCCACCTGAATTCGGCCCAGATCTTCGTTATGATGATTCCTGTGACCTTCCAGTTCACTCTGATCCTCCTTACCCCTATGTGTCTCATCTCAGTCGTCCTCCTGCTCCCTCTGTCCCCCTTGAGCCCTCCTTAATGCTTCCTCACAACtcatcttcctctccctctgtacCTTCTCAGAGTTCCTCACTTCCCCATCAGACTGTTCTTCAGGCTGCGCTCATGCCACCGCAGACCTTCACCATTTCTCCACAGACCCCCTTAGTCCCCCCTCAAATCTCCACAACATTTACCCAGACCTCCTCGGTCCTGCCTCAGACCTTCCGTCTCCACCCTCAGGCCTCCCCTGCTGGAACTCAGAGGGAACACTCTCCATCCCTGCAACCTAATAGAGCCTTTGTGACCCCCGTTGACCCCAAGGAAAACTCTCTGATGTGCACCTCAGGAGAGGCATCCAATATCAAGAAGGAGGCAAAAGACCAGATGAATCTGGGATCCTTAGGATTCCAGGAGATCACACTGGATGATG tgaATGAGATCATCGACAGAGACATCTGCAGTCTGAGCAGCAGTGCCCAGCCCGACCAGTCAGACCAGTATCACCAGCTTAACTGGCAGCACAAGCCCAGTGATGCTGCCCTACCATTCTCCGGAGGCCATCAGTGA
- the LOC113132821 gene encoding nuclear factor of activated T-cells, cytoplasmic 3-like isoform X2 yields MRFIRRVAAAQTEFAPASDTGRLYDRQVGSAPPRTASSCSGPMSAVECAEELDFRLMFEEETAGAALDVRTLPSSTQAVAEQPNCQERYIHQHVDFQSQGTQSGSQGNLRAFDCPSIHITSITPNNHAELCFNQEALAVGGAEGGYLETSWSRDQLYLPLDPCYRDPVLCPSPCSSLSSRSWMSDLSSCESFSLLNDDMEGELRDAPRLGLGSPFESPLGSPGCGGGAFGVELWQQKYQHPLAFSPMLSPHQSPRQSPCHSPRTSVTEESWLHRRPTSRPSSRPTSPCGKRRHSGADSHARSPSPHHSPSPTPGTSPRGSVTDDTWLGSPAGALGPLLMFGCQELDVPSKTRRTSGSQLGLVGGQGDPGLEGFQDSPREEGREHDGLAELFLQVPSHFSWNKPKPGNPPLFRALSPPPLDWPLPSQFDQYELKLEVQPRSYHRAHYETEGSRGSIKAAAEGHPVVKLNGYSEQAVSLLLFIGTADDRCLRPHSFYQVHRVTGKTVTTICQEKIMDCTKVLEIPLLPENNMCTSIDCAGILKLRNADIELKKGEMDIGRKNTRVRIVFRVPVPQSDGRMLWLQTSSIPVECSQRSGQELPQVENYSPVSCSVVGGEELLITGPNISAQSRVIFMEKGPDGRLLWEMDAKVVPEKSSGSSIVVEVPAYTKKTVGLVQVQFYVSNGKRRRSLTQSFTYLPGIKQEHWKLDHIAHDPPEFGPDLRYDDSCDLPVHSDPPYPYVSHLSRPPAPSVPLEPSLMLPHNSSSSPSVPSQSSSLPHQTVLQAALMPPQTFTISPQTPLVPPQISTTFTQTSSVLPQTFRLHPQASPAGTQREHSPSLQPNRAFVTPVDPKENSLMCTSGEASNIKKEAKDQMNLGSLGFQEITLDDVNEIIDRDICSLSSSAQPDQSDQYHQLNWQHKPSDAALPFSGGHQ; encoded by the exons ATGCGCTTTATTCGACGTGTCGCTGCGGCTCAAACAGAGTTTGCTCCAGCGAGTGACACAGGTCGGTTGTACGACAGACAGGTCGGTTCGGCTCCTCCGAGGACGGCTAGTTCGTGTTCCGGTCCAATGTCTGCAGTGGAGTGCGCCGAGGAGCTGGACTTCAGGCTGATGTTTGAGGAGGAAACTGCAG GTGCAGCCCTCGATGTGAGGACACTTCCCTCTTCCACACAGGCTGTGGCCGAGCAGCCCAACTGTCAGGAGCGGTACATCCACCAACATGTTGATTTCCAGTCCCAGGGGACCCAGTCAGGGTCCCAGGGGAACCTCAGGGCCTTTGACTGCCCAAGTATCCACATTACCTCCATCACTCCTAACAACCATGCAGAGCTGTGCTTTAACCAGGAAGCTTTGGCAGTGGGTGGGGCAGAGGGGGGCTACCTTGAGACATCCTGGTCACGAGACCAGCTCTACCTGCCCCTGGACCCCTGTTATCGTGACCCAGTGCTATGCCCGAGCCCATGCAGCAGCCTGTCGTCCAGGAGCTGGATGTCTGACCTTTCCTCCTGCGAGTCCTTTTCCCTGCTCAACGACGACATGGAGGGGGAGTTACGCGATGCCCCCCGTCTTGGCCTGGGGTCCCCCTTTGAGTCACCTTTGGGGTCCCCAGGCTGTGGGGGTGGGGCGTTCGGAGTGGAGTTATGGCAACAAAAATACCAGCATCCTTTAGCCTTTAGCCCGATGCTGTCGCCCCATCAGTCACCCCGTCAGTCACCCTGCCACTCCCCTCGCACAAGTGTCACAGAGGAGAGCTGGCTGCACCGCCGGCCCACCTCCAG GCCATCATCCAGACCGACCTCCCCTTGTGGGAAGAGGCGGCACTCTGGTGCCGACTCCCATGCCCGCTCGCCCTCCCCTCACCACTCACCTAGCCCGACCCCAGGCACCTCTCCAAGGGGCAGCGTGACAGATGACACCTGGCTGGGAAGCCCCGCGGGTGCCCTCGGGCCCCTCCTAATGTTTGGCTGCCAGGAGCTGGACGTCCCCTCCAAGACCAGGAGGACTTCAGGGAGCCAGCTAGGCCTTGTGGGCGGCCAGGGAGACCCTGGGCTAGAGGGCTTCCAGGATTCTCCCAGAGAAGAGGGGCGTGAACATGATGGCCTGGCTGAGCTTTTTCTTCAGGTGCCCTCACACTTCAGCTGGAACAAACCCAAACCTGGAAACCCTCCTTTATTCAG GGCTTTGTCTCCTCCACCCCTGGACTGGCCTCTGCCCAGCCAGTTTGACCAGTATGAGCTGAAGCTGGAGGTCCAGCCCAGGTCCTACCACAGGGCGCATTATGAGACAGAAGGTAGCCGAGGGTCCATTAAAGCAGCTGCTGAGGGGCACCCTGTCGTAAAG CTCAACGGATACAGCGAGCAGGCAGTCAGCCTGCTGTTGTTCATCGGCACTGCAGATGACCGCTGCCTCCGCCCCCACTCCTTCTATCAGGTCCACCGGGTGACTGGAAAGACGGTTACCACCATCTGCCAGGAGAAAATAATGGACTGCACCAAAGTCCTGGAGATCCCTCTGCTTCCAGAAAACAACATGTGCACCAG CATTGACTGTGCTGGTATCCTGAAGCTACGTAACGCTGACATTGAGCTGAAGAAAGGAGAAATGGATATCGGCCGGAAGAACACAAGGGTTCGAATTGTGTTCAGGGTCCCTGTCCCTCAGTCAGATGGCCGGATGCTGTGGCTGCAGACGTCGTCTATACCTGTGGAGTGTT cCCAGCGTTCTGGTCAGGAGCTTCCTCAGGTGGAGAACTACAGTCCAGTCAGCTGCTCTGtagtgggaggagaggagctgCTCATCACTGGACCCAACATCTCCGCACAGTCCAGAGTTATTTTCATGGAGAAAGGACCTG ATGGGAGATTACTGTGGGAAATGGATGCCAAAGTTGTGCCAGAGAAAAGCAGTGGA tccaGCATTGTAGTGGAGGTCCCTGCTTACACTAAGAAGACAGTGGGTCTGGTCCAAGTCCAGTTCTATGTCTCTaatggaaaaagaagaagaagtctaACACAGAGCTTTACCTACCTGCCTGGAATCAAGCAGGAGCACTGGAAGCTGGACCACATTGCCCATGATCCACCTGAATTCGGCCCAGATCTTCGTTATGATGATTCCTGTGACCTTCCAGTTCACTCTGATCCTCCTTACCCCTATGTGTCTCATCTCAGTCGTCCTCCTGCTCCCTCTGTCCCCCTTGAGCCCTCCTTAATGCTTCCTCACAACtcatcttcctctccctctgtacCTTCTCAGAGTTCCTCACTTCCCCATCAGACTGTTCTTCAGGCTGCGCTCATGCCACCGCAGACCTTCACCATTTCTCCACAGACCCCCTTAGTCCCCCCTCAAATCTCCACAACATTTACCCAGACCTCCTCGGTCCTGCCTCAGACCTTCCGTCTCCACCCTCAGGCCTCCCCTGCTGGAACTCAGAGGGAACACTCTCCATCCCTGCAACCTAATAGAGCCTTTGTGACCCCCGTTGACCCCAAGGAAAACTCTCTGATGTGCACCTCAGGAGAGGCATCCAATATCAAGAAGGAGGCAAAAGACCAGATGAATCTGGGATCCTTAGGATTCCAGGAGATCACACTGGATGATG tgaATGAGATCATCGACAGAGACATCTGCAGTCTGAGCAGCAGTGCCCAGCCCGACCAGTCAGACCAGTATCACCAGCTTAACTGGCAGCACAAGCCCAGTGATGCTGCCCTACCATTCTCCGGAGGCCATCAGTGA
- the LOC113132821 gene encoding nuclear factor of activated T-cells, cytoplasmic 3-like isoform X3 has product MRFIRRVAAAQTEFAPASDTGRLYDRQVGSAPPRTASSCSGPMSAVECAEELDFRLMFEEETAVKNIRSTCWPLPGAALDVRTLPSSTQAVAEQPNCQERYIHQHVDFQSQGTQSGSQGNLRAFDCPSIHITSITPNNHAELCFNQEALAVGGAEGGYLETSWSRDQLYLPLDPCYRDPVLCPSPCSSLSSRSWMSDLSSCESFSLLNDDMEGELRDAPRLGLGSPFESPLGSPGCGGGAFGVELWQQKYQHPLAFSPMLSPHQSPRQSPCHSPRTSVTEESWLHRRPTSRPSSRPTSPCGKRRHSGADSHARSPSPHHSPSPTPGTSPRGSVTDDTWLGSPAGALGPLLMFGCQELDVPSKTRRTSGSQLGLVGGQGDPGLEGFQDSPREEGREHDGLAELFLQVPSHFSWNKPKPGNPPLFRALSPPPLDWPLPSQFDQYELKLEVQPRSYHRAHYETEGSRGSIKAAAEGHPVVKLNGYSEQAVSLLLFIGTADDRCLRPHSFYQVHRVTGKTVTTICQEKIMDCTKVLEIPLLPENNMCTSIDCAGILKLRNADIELKKGEMDIGRKNTRVRIVFRVPVPQSDGRMLWLQTSSIPVECSQRSGQELPQVENYSPVSCSVVGGEELLITGPNISAQSRVIFMEKGPDGRLLWEMDAKVVPEKSSGSSIVVEVPAYTKKTVGLVQVQFYVSNGKRRRSLTQSFTYLPGIKQEHWKLDHIAHDPPEFGPDLRYDDSCDLPVHSDPPYPYVSHLSRPPAPSVPLEPSLMLPHNSSSSPSVPSQSSSLPHQTVLQAALMPPQTFTISPQTPLVPPQISTTFTQTSSVLPQTFRLHPQASPAGTQREHSPSLQPNRAFVTPVDPKENSLMCTSGEASNIKKEAKDQMNLGSLGFQEITLDDAKHVIQASES; this is encoded by the exons ATGCGCTTTATTCGACGTGTCGCTGCGGCTCAAACAGAGTTTGCTCCAGCGAGTGACACAGGTCGGTTGTACGACAGACAGGTCGGTTCGGCTCCTCCGAGGACGGCTAGTTCGTGTTCCGGTCCAATGTCTGCAGTGGAGTGCGCCGAGGAGCTGGACTTCAGGCTGATGTTTGAGGAGGAAACTGCAG TGAAAAACATCAGATCTACATGTTGGCCCCTCCCAGGTGCAGCCCTCGATGTGAGGACACTTCCCTCTTCCACACAGGCTGTGGCCGAGCAGCCCAACTGTCAGGAGCGGTACATCCACCAACATGTTGATTTCCAGTCCCAGGGGACCCAGTCAGGGTCCCAGGGGAACCTCAGGGCCTTTGACTGCCCAAGTATCCACATTACCTCCATCACTCCTAACAACCATGCAGAGCTGTGCTTTAACCAGGAAGCTTTGGCAGTGGGTGGGGCAGAGGGGGGCTACCTTGAGACATCCTGGTCACGAGACCAGCTCTACCTGCCCCTGGACCCCTGTTATCGTGACCCAGTGCTATGCCCGAGCCCATGCAGCAGCCTGTCGTCCAGGAGCTGGATGTCTGACCTTTCCTCCTGCGAGTCCTTTTCCCTGCTCAACGACGACATGGAGGGGGAGTTACGCGATGCCCCCCGTCTTGGCCTGGGGTCCCCCTTTGAGTCACCTTTGGGGTCCCCAGGCTGTGGGGGTGGGGCGTTCGGAGTGGAGTTATGGCAACAAAAATACCAGCATCCTTTAGCCTTTAGCCCGATGCTGTCGCCCCATCAGTCACCCCGTCAGTCACCCTGCCACTCCCCTCGCACAAGTGTCACAGAGGAGAGCTGGCTGCACCGCCGGCCCACCTCCAG GCCATCATCCAGACCGACCTCCCCTTGTGGGAAGAGGCGGCACTCTGGTGCCGACTCCCATGCCCGCTCGCCCTCCCCTCACCACTCACCTAGCCCGACCCCAGGCACCTCTCCAAGGGGCAGCGTGACAGATGACACCTGGCTGGGAAGCCCCGCGGGTGCCCTCGGGCCCCTCCTAATGTTTGGCTGCCAGGAGCTGGACGTCCCCTCCAAGACCAGGAGGACTTCAGGGAGCCAGCTAGGCCTTGTGGGCGGCCAGGGAGACCCTGGGCTAGAGGGCTTCCAGGATTCTCCCAGAGAAGAGGGGCGTGAACATGATGGCCTGGCTGAGCTTTTTCTTCAGGTGCCCTCACACTTCAGCTGGAACAAACCCAAACCTGGAAACCCTCCTTTATTCAG GGCTTTGTCTCCTCCACCCCTGGACTGGCCTCTGCCCAGCCAGTTTGACCAGTATGAGCTGAAGCTGGAGGTCCAGCCCAGGTCCTACCACAGGGCGCATTATGAGACAGAAGGTAGCCGAGGGTCCATTAAAGCAGCTGCTGAGGGGCACCCTGTCGTAAAG CTCAACGGATACAGCGAGCAGGCAGTCAGCCTGCTGTTGTTCATCGGCACTGCAGATGACCGCTGCCTCCGCCCCCACTCCTTCTATCAGGTCCACCGGGTGACTGGAAAGACGGTTACCACCATCTGCCAGGAGAAAATAATGGACTGCACCAAAGTCCTGGAGATCCCTCTGCTTCCAGAAAACAACATGTGCACCAG CATTGACTGTGCTGGTATCCTGAAGCTACGTAACGCTGACATTGAGCTGAAGAAAGGAGAAATGGATATCGGCCGGAAGAACACAAGGGTTCGAATTGTGTTCAGGGTCCCTGTCCCTCAGTCAGATGGCCGGATGCTGTGGCTGCAGACGTCGTCTATACCTGTGGAGTGTT cCCAGCGTTCTGGTCAGGAGCTTCCTCAGGTGGAGAACTACAGTCCAGTCAGCTGCTCTGtagtgggaggagaggagctgCTCATCACTGGACCCAACATCTCCGCACAGTCCAGAGTTATTTTCATGGAGAAAGGACCTG ATGGGAGATTACTGTGGGAAATGGATGCCAAAGTTGTGCCAGAGAAAAGCAGTGGA tccaGCATTGTAGTGGAGGTCCCTGCTTACACTAAGAAGACAGTGGGTCTGGTCCAAGTCCAGTTCTATGTCTCTaatggaaaaagaagaagaagtctaACACAGAGCTTTACCTACCTGCCTGGAATCAAGCAGGAGCACTGGAAGCTGGACCACATTGCCCATGATCCACCTGAATTCGGCCCAGATCTTCGTTATGATGATTCCTGTGACCTTCCAGTTCACTCTGATCCTCCTTACCCCTATGTGTCTCATCTCAGTCGTCCTCCTGCTCCCTCTGTCCCCCTTGAGCCCTCCTTAATGCTTCCTCACAACtcatcttcctctccctctgtacCTTCTCAGAGTTCCTCACTTCCCCATCAGACTGTTCTTCAGGCTGCGCTCATGCCACCGCAGACCTTCACCATTTCTCCACAGACCCCCTTAGTCCCCCCTCAAATCTCCACAACATTTACCCAGACCTCCTCGGTCCTGCCTCAGACCTTCCGTCTCCACCCTCAGGCCTCCCCTGCTGGAACTCAGAGGGAACACTCTCCATCCCTGCAACCTAATAGAGCCTTTGTGACCCCCGTTGACCCCAAGGAAAACTCTCTGATGTGCACCTCAGGAGAGGCATCCAATATCAAGAAGGAGGCAAAAGACCAGATGAATCTGGGATCCTTAGGATTCCAGGAGATCACACTGGATGATG CAAAACATGTTATACAGGCTTCAGAAAGTTAA